One part of the Dyadobacter sp. 676 genome encodes these proteins:
- a CDS encoding PDDEXK nuclease domain-containing protein, producing the protein MENLENQGLFGAVKQLIEESRRNVALAVNEEITLLHYRVGTQINREILKDNRAEYGKKVLRDLSIRLVADYGPGWSEKHLRHCIKFESVFPDYSIVSALRRQLSWTHFKTLMYIENPLKREFYIELCKMERWSSRQLQERIQSMLYERTAISKKPEDVIVNDLHLLKSEQKLNPDLVFKDPYFLDFLGLKDTYSEKDLEASIIVELQRFIIEMGSDFAFMARQKRITIDHRDYFIDLLFYHRRLKCLVAVDLKMGEFEAGFKGQMEFYLRFLEKYEKIEGENEPIGLILCSGKRSEHIELMQLGKSNIRVADYLTALPSRQVLQEKLHKAVEIARHKMGQRDLSNIKTGQLND; encoded by the coding sequence ATGGAAAACCTTGAAAACCAGGGCCTATTCGGAGCAGTAAAGCAACTTATCGAAGAAAGCAGAAGAAATGTCGCATTGGCGGTGAACGAGGAAATAACGTTGCTGCATTATCGTGTGGGAACGCAAATTAACCGGGAGATTTTAAAAGACAACAGAGCTGAGTATGGCAAGAAGGTTCTACGAGATTTAAGTATTAGGCTAGTGGCTGACTATGGACCAGGATGGAGCGAAAAGCATTTAAGGCACTGCATTAAATTCGAATCAGTTTTTCCCGATTACTCGATAGTCTCCGCACTGCGTAGACAATTGAGCTGGACACATTTTAAAACTTTAATGTATATCGAAAATCCCTTAAAACGGGAATTTTACATCGAATTGTGTAAAATGGAAAGATGGTCGTCCCGTCAGTTGCAGGAACGTATTCAATCGATGCTCTATGAACGTACCGCCATCAGCAAAAAACCGGAGGACGTAATCGTCAATGATCTGCACCTGTTGAAAAGTGAACAGAAGCTGAACCCTGACCTGGTTTTCAAAGACCCTTATTTTCTGGACTTTCTGGGTTTGAAGGACACCTATTCGGAAAAAGATCTCGAAGCGTCGATCATTGTCGAGTTACAGCGTTTCATCATCGAAATGGGTAGCGACTTTGCATTCATGGCCCGGCAAAAGCGCATTACGATCGATCATCGCGACTACTTCATCGACTTGCTTTTCTATCATCGACGGTTAAAATGCCTCGTCGCGGTCGATCTGAAAATGGGCGAGTTCGAGGCTGGATTTAAGGGGCAAATGGAGTTTTACCTCCGGTTTTTGGAGAAATATGAGAAGATTGAAGGCGAGAATGAGCCAATCGGATTAATCCTTTGCTCGGGAAAGCGCAGCGAGCACATCGAGCTGATGCAGTTGGGCAAAAGCAACATCCGTGTTGCCGATTATCTGACGGCACTGCCTTCCCGGCAGGTATTGCAGGAGAAATTGCATAAGGCGGTCGAAATTGCGCGGCACAAAATGGGGCAGCGCGACTTGTCCAACATCAAAACGGGCCAGCTAAACGACTAG
- a CDS encoding nuclear transport factor 2 family protein produces the protein MKKTFLLFSFLLLGNALLFAQSSDEKAVAATVEKLKTAIIDANEAELKKLTSPSLSYGHSNGLLEDQKEFIRALVSEESKFTKIDLTEQTISISGDVAVVRHKLFGDTHNKGKDPAQVKLGVLMIFQKAKGNWVLLARQAFKL, from the coding sequence ATGAAAAAAACATTTTTGCTCTTCTCGTTCCTGTTGCTGGGTAATGCATTGCTTTTTGCTCAAAGCTCCGATGAAAAGGCCGTTGCTGCGACGGTCGAAAAACTCAAAACGGCGATCATCGACGCTAATGAGGCCGAGCTGAAAAAACTGACATCGCCTTCACTGTCGTACGGGCATTCCAACGGCTTGCTGGAAGACCAGAAGGAATTCATCCGCGCGCTTGTGAGCGAGGAATCCAAATTCACGAAAATTGATTTGACCGAGCAGACTATCTCCATTTCGGGAGATGTAGCAGTGGTTCGCCATAAGTTGTTCGGCGATACCCATAATAAAGGTAAAGATCCCGCTCAGGTGAAGCTGGGAGTGCTGATGATTTTCCAAAAAGCGAAAGGCAACTGGGTACTGCTTGCCCGCCAGGCGTTCAAACTGTAA
- a CDS encoding MFS transporter — translation MLSHNPEPTELRVEAPKTSYRWRVVALLFCATTINYLDRQVLGLLKPTLEADFGWSESDFSHIVMAFQAAYAISLIGFGAIIDKIGTKIGYVISVVVWSIAAMLHAVASGTFSFGFMRAVLGLGEAGNFPVAIKATAEWFPKKERALATGIFNSGANIGAVVAPIMVPWILGAYGWHEAFLITGALGFVWLVFWWRFYDLPSKQTRINQAEYDYIHSDNEADTSKEAPVKWLQLFKIRQTWAFVFGKMLTDPIWWFFLYWLPSYFAEAFKLNLSKPSPELVIVYTATTVGSIGGGYLSGYFIKKGWPVFRARKTSMLIFAFLVMPIMAAQYTTNIWQAVVLISLAAAAHQAWSANIFTTASDMFPKKAVSSVVGIGGMAGSVGGILFPLLVGIILDNYKAAGNIGGGYNVIFIICGFAYLLAWGVMHVFSPKMERVDI, via the coding sequence ATGCTCTCTCACAATCCTGAACCCACGGAACTCCGGGTGGAGGCCCCGAAAACAAGCTACCGCTGGCGTGTCGTAGCGCTCCTGTTCTGCGCCACCACCATCAACTACCTCGACCGGCAGGTGCTTGGTCTGCTCAAACCGACCCTGGAAGCTGATTTTGGCTGGTCCGAATCCGATTTCAGCCATATTGTAATGGCATTCCAAGCGGCCTATGCGATTTCGCTGATCGGTTTTGGGGCTATAATCGACAAAATCGGGACCAAAATCGGCTACGTAATTTCCGTTGTTGTGTGGAGTATCGCGGCGATGTTGCATGCGGTCGCATCGGGGACATTCAGTTTTGGGTTTATGCGGGCTGTATTAGGCCTTGGGGAAGCTGGCAACTTCCCGGTAGCAATTAAGGCGACGGCCGAATGGTTCCCCAAAAAGGAACGCGCACTGGCAACGGGCATTTTCAACTCGGGGGCCAACATCGGCGCCGTTGTGGCGCCCATTATGGTGCCCTGGATTCTGGGAGCCTACGGCTGGCATGAAGCATTTTTGATCACCGGAGCGTTAGGTTTCGTGTGGCTGGTATTCTGGTGGCGTTTTTACGACCTTCCTTCGAAACAAACCCGCATCAATCAGGCCGAGTACGACTATATCCACAGCGATAACGAAGCCGATACAAGCAAGGAAGCGCCGGTCAAGTGGCTGCAACTCTTTAAAATCCGTCAGACATGGGCGTTCGTTTTCGGAAAAATGCTTACCGACCCGATCTGGTGGTTTTTCCTATACTGGCTTCCATCCTATTTTGCAGAGGCATTCAAACTAAATCTTTCAAAACCGAGCCCCGAACTTGTAATCGTTTACACGGCGACAACGGTCGGCAGTATCGGCGGAGGTTATCTGTCGGGTTATTTTATCAAAAAAGGCTGGCCTGTATTCCGTGCAAGAAAGACCTCGATGCTGATTTTCGCCTTCCTCGTAATGCCGATTATGGCGGCACAATACACCACCAACATCTGGCAGGCAGTTGTGTTGATCAGCCTTGCGGCGGCAGCGCATCAGGCATGGAGTGCAAATATTTTCACGACAGCTTCGGATATGTTTCCCAAAAAGGCCGTAAGTTCGGTCGTTGGCATCGGTGGAATGGCCGGATCAGTAGGTGGAATCCTGTTTCCTCTTTTGGTAGGGATCATTCTCGACAATTACAAGGCGGCCGGAAACATCGGCGGAGGGTATAATGTAATTTTTATCATCTGCGGGTTCGCGTACCTGCTCGCATGGGGAGTAATGCATGTATTCTCGCCAAAAATGGAACGGGTGGATATTTAA
- a CDS encoding tagaturonate reductase, which produces MGNLFRENLRQLRNQPAVVVADDSVFQLPEKVLQFGTGAFLRGLADYFIDKANRQGLFNGRIVVVKSTEQGDVKAFERQDNLYTICSRGIQDGELKEENIISSAISRVLSAKTQWSLVLDLARNPAVGLVISNTTETGIQLVQDDIYQWPPVSFPGKLLAFLYARYVAFGGNPDFGVVIIPTELIADNGKKLESIILELAHRNGLEGAFIDWIEQCNFFCNSLVDRIVPGKPDEASLKELEEKLGYRDELLITTEHYHLWAIEGDDRIRGKIGFYGIDEGLIIEPDIELYRELKLRLLNGAHTLGGGLAHLCGFKTVVEAMNDPFFSAFITHLMENEIATAIPYPVSPERALAFSRQVADRFRNPHILHKWLNINQNYSAKILSRVIPTYLNYEAKNGYLPEYMTFGLAVFIYFMKAVRKEADNYYGRLEGTPYLIQDPKAPFFYQKWQMASLPDMVQAILKEQSLWGRDLNKIDSMHGSVVRYLQSIMQNGIRQTLKTLLEKTEYALSQS; this is translated from the coding sequence ATGGGCAATCTCTTCAGGGAAAACCTTCGCCAGCTCAGGAACCAGCCCGCGGTGGTTGTGGCCGATGATTCGGTGTTCCAGCTGCCCGAGAAGGTTTTGCAGTTCGGTACGGGCGCATTCCTGCGTGGCCTCGCCGATTATTTCATCGACAAAGCCAACCGGCAAGGTCTTTTCAATGGCCGGATCGTGGTTGTCAAATCCACCGAGCAGGGGGATGTGAAGGCATTCGAACGGCAGGATAACCTTTATACGATCTGTTCCCGTGGCATTCAGGACGGGGAGTTGAAGGAGGAGAACATCATTTCCTCCGCGATCAGCCGGGTTCTCTCCGCTAAAACGCAGTGGTCGCTCGTGCTGGACCTTGCCAGGAATCCCGCTGTCGGCCTGGTGATTTCGAATACTACCGAAACAGGCATTCAGCTTGTTCAGGATGATATTTACCAATGGCCGCCGGTTTCGTTCCCTGGCAAGTTGCTGGCATTCCTTTACGCGCGCTATGTGGCATTCGGAGGCAATCCCGATTTTGGGGTAGTCATCATCCCCACCGAGCTGATCGCCGACAATGGAAAAAAACTGGAATCCATTATCCTGGAACTTGCACACCGGAACGGCCTTGAAGGCGCATTTATCGACTGGATCGAGCAATGTAATTTCTTTTGCAATTCGCTTGTCGACCGCATTGTACCCGGCAAACCCGACGAAGCGAGCCTCAAAGAGCTGGAAGAGAAACTCGGCTACCGGGACGAGCTGCTGATCACCACCGAACATTATCATTTGTGGGCCATCGAAGGCGACGACCGCATTCGAGGGAAAATCGGCTTTTATGGTATCGACGAGGGGCTGATCATCGAACCCGACATCGAGCTTTACCGGGAACTAAAACTGAGGCTTTTAAATGGCGCCCACACGCTTGGCGGCGGACTGGCGCATTTGTGTGGCTTCAAAACGGTGGTGGAAGCCATGAACGACCCGTTCTTTTCGGCGTTTATCACGCATTTGATGGAAAACGAAATCGCCACCGCTATTCCCTATCCGGTTAGCCCGGAAAGAGCGCTGGCATTCAGTAGACAGGTGGCCGACCGTTTCAGGAATCCGCACATTCTTCACAAATGGCTCAATATCAACCAGAATTACTCAGCTAAAATCCTTTCCAGGGTTATCCCTACTTACCTGAATTACGAGGCTAAAAACGGCTATCTGCCTGAATACATGACATTCGGACTGGCGGTATTCATTTACTTTATGAAGGCCGTCCGGAAAGAGGCCGACAATTATTACGGCCGGCTGGAAGGCACTCCTTATCTCATCCAGGACCCCAAAGCGCCGTTCTTTTACCAGAAATGGCAAATGGCCTCGCTTCCCGACATGGTGCAGGCGATACTGAAAGAACAGTCGTTATGGGGCAGGGATCTCAACAAAATTGATTCCATGCACGGCTCGGTTGTCAGATATCTTCAATCCATCATGCAAAATGGTATTCGCCAAACACTCAAAACGCTTCTAGAAAAAACAGAATATGCTCTCTCACAATCCTGA
- a CDS encoding cupin domain-containing protein, which translates to MRKKEFVTDNEITWEDLGAGLKRKIMAYDDNLMMVKVAFEKGGIGALHSHFHTQMSYVESGEFEITIGEGKRVLRQGDVYYVPPHVVHGALCLSAGMLVDVFTPMREDFVRVSKA; encoded by the coding sequence ATCCGAAAAAAAGAATTCGTCACCGATAACGAAATAACCTGGGAAGACCTGGGAGCGGGGCTGAAACGCAAAATTATGGCCTACGACGACAACCTGATGATGGTGAAAGTCGCATTCGAAAAGGGGGGGATCGGCGCATTGCACAGCCATTTTCATACACAGATGAGCTACGTCGAAAGCGGCGAGTTCGAGATCACGATCGGCGAGGGGAAGCGGGTGCTGCGGCAGGGCGACGTGTATTACGTCCCGCCTCATGTGGTACACGGCGCGTTATGCCTGTCGGCAGGTATGCTGGTCGACGTCTTCACTCCGATGCGGGAAGATTTTGTGCGTGTTTCAAAAGCATGA
- the kduI gene encoding 5-dehydro-4-deoxy-D-glucuronate isomerase yields MQIRFESSRKEVAQMDTQTLRDNFLVKDIFRDSELHFVYSHYDRVIIGGAIPLTVPIAIPVFDALKASYFLERREIGIINIGGEGQVIADGERFETSKLSCVYIGKGTREVLLTSKNPLEPAVYYLLSSPAHQTYPNRRFTKEDATPATVGSMETSNHRTIYKYIHLEGIQSCQLVMGLTVLQTGSVWNTMPSHVHDRRMEAYCYFDVPDNQRVLHLMGEPSETRHLWVANRQAVISPPWSIHSGCGTSSYSFIWGMAGENKDYTDMDPVQIGELR; encoded by the coding sequence ATGCAGATCAGATTTGAAAGCAGCCGGAAAGAAGTCGCGCAAATGGATACCCAGACCTTGCGGGATAATTTTTTAGTCAAAGATATTTTCCGGGACAGTGAGCTCCATTTCGTATACAGCCACTACGACCGCGTTATCATCGGTGGCGCCATACCGCTCACAGTTCCGATTGCAATCCCGGTCTTCGACGCCCTAAAAGCCTCCTATTTCCTCGAAAGACGTGAGATCGGCATTATCAATATCGGTGGAGAAGGGCAAGTTATCGCCGATGGCGAGCGTTTCGAAACCAGCAAACTAAGCTGCGTGTATATCGGCAAGGGCACCAGGGAAGTGCTCTTAACCAGCAAAAACCCATTGGAACCGGCCGTTTACTATCTGCTCTCGTCCCCTGCGCACCAAACTTATCCCAACCGCCGCTTCACCAAAGAAGACGCCACACCGGCTACCGTCGGAAGCATGGAAACTTCCAACCACCGTACGATTTACAAGTACATTCACCTCGAAGGCATCCAGAGCTGCCAGCTGGTAATGGGCCTGACGGTCCTGCAAACGGGCAGCGTTTGGAATACTATGCCTTCTCATGTACACGACCGCCGTATGGAAGCTTATTGCTACTTCGATGTGCCTGATAACCAAAGAGTATTGCATTTAATGGGCGAACCCTCGGAAACACGGCATTTATGGGTTGCCAACCGCCAGGCGGTAATATCGCCGCCCTGGTCGATACACTCGGGCTGCGGGACCTCCAGTTACTCGTTCATCTGGGGAATGGCCGGTGAAAACAAGGATTATACGGATATGGACCCGGTGCAGATCGGAGAGCTCAGATAA
- a CDS encoding SDR family NAD(P)-dependent oxidoreductase, producing the protein MTTVKLFDLTGKTALVTGCNRGIGKAMAEALAEAGADIIGVASSGFKEGNETESAILRAGRKFHPYQADLGDREKLYRFIGQVKTDHPVIDILVNNAGIILRQPAVAHPDEYWDKVLNINLDAPYILARELGGEMVARGSGKIIFTASLLTFQGGINVPGYTASKSAIGGLVKALANEWAGKGVNVNAIAPGYIETDNTEALRNDPARSKSILDRIPAGRWGVPEDFKGPTLFLASEAAAYVHGTILTVDGGWMGR; encoded by the coding sequence ATGACTACCGTTAAATTATTTGACCTTACCGGGAAAACGGCACTGGTAACCGGATGCAATCGGGGTATCGGAAAGGCTATGGCCGAGGCGCTTGCCGAAGCCGGTGCGGATATTATCGGAGTAGCTTCGTCCGGATTTAAAGAAGGAAACGAAACCGAAAGTGCCATCCTCCGGGCAGGGAGGAAATTTCATCCCTACCAGGCTGACCTGGGCGACCGCGAAAAACTCTATCGGTTTATCGGTCAGGTCAAAACGGACCACCCGGTAATCGATATTCTGGTCAACAACGCCGGGATTATCCTTCGCCAGCCCGCCGTCGCGCATCCGGACGAATATTGGGACAAAGTATTGAATATCAACCTTGACGCACCTTATATACTCGCCCGTGAGCTGGGCGGGGAAATGGTTGCGCGCGGATCGGGCAAGATCATTTTTACGGCATCGCTCCTGACGTTTCAGGGCGGGATCAATGTGCCGGGTTACACCGCTTCCAAAAGCGCTATCGGAGGGCTCGTGAAGGCATTAGCCAACGAATGGGCCGGCAAGGGCGTGAACGTGAATGCGATCGCGCCGGGCTACATCGAGACCGACAATACGGAGGCATTAAGAAATGATCCCGCGCGCAGCAAATCCATTCTCGACCGTATCCCCGCCGGACGCTGGGGAGTACCCGAAGATTTCAAGGGACCAACATTGTTTTTGGCTTCCGAAGCCGCTGCCTACGTGCACGGAACGATATTGACGGTGGACGGTGGCTGGATGGGCCGGTAG
- a CDS encoding LacI family DNA-binding transcriptional regulator: METITIKDIAKALNLSTSTVSRALRNSYEINPETKKLVMEYAERMNYRPNPIALSLKDSKSKSIGVIIPEIANHFFSQLINGIESIAYNLGYHVVIFQSHDSYEREVANTNYLVSRRVDGLLVSLASLTTDLVHFQELMEKGLPIVFLDRVPNDIETHKVVADNFTGSYEATEHLILSGRKRIAHLTSPIYLSITAERLAGYKKALEDYGIPFDESYVKYCLYGGKIEAENEAAIEEMLALPEPPDAIFTASDRLTTGCMSVLQRKGIRVPDEIAIVGFTNISVADLLNPPLTTVMQPAMEMGQQAVELLIRLIEHPQKTDKFETRSLKTALTIRASSVGKTVV; the protein is encoded by the coding sequence TTGGAAACCATCACCATCAAGGATATTGCGAAGGCATTGAACCTGTCGACTTCGACGGTCTCGCGTGCGTTGCGGAATAGCTACGAGATCAACCCCGAGACGAAGAAGCTGGTCATGGAATATGCCGAGCGGATGAACTACCGGCCGAATCCCATTGCGCTGAGCTTGAAGGACAGTAAAAGCAAGTCCATCGGCGTGATCATTCCGGAAATTGCCAATCATTTCTTTTCCCAGCTCATCAACGGTATCGAATCTATTGCGTATAACCTCGGCTATCATGTCGTGATTTTTCAAAGCCACGATTCGTATGAGAGAGAAGTAGCGAATACCAACTACCTCGTTTCGAGGCGTGTGGACGGATTGCTGGTTTCCCTGGCGAGTCTTACCACCGATCTCGTGCATTTTCAGGAGTTGATGGAAAAGGGACTTCCGATCGTGTTTCTCGACCGCGTACCGAACGATATCGAGACACATAAGGTTGTTGCCGACAATTTCACGGGCAGTTACGAAGCCACCGAGCATTTGATTCTCTCCGGCCGGAAGCGCATTGCGCATCTTACAAGCCCTATTTACCTGTCGATTACAGCGGAACGTTTGGCCGGCTACAAGAAGGCGCTGGAAGACTACGGGATTCCTTTCGATGAGTCGTATGTCAAATATTGTCTTTACGGCGGGAAGATTGAGGCCGAGAACGAAGCGGCGATCGAGGAAATGCTTGCCCTTCCGGAACCGCCGGACGCGATATTTACCGCCAGCGATCGCCTTACCACCGGTTGCATGTCGGTGTTGCAGCGAAAAGGCATTCGCGTGCCGGATGAGATTGCTATTGTCGGTTTTACCAATATCAGCGTAGCCGACTTACTGAATCCGCCCCTCACCACTGTGATGCAACCCGCCATGGAAATGGGTCAGCAGGCCGTTGAACTCTTGATCCGGCTGATCGAGCATCCGCAGAAAACGGACAAATTTGAGACGCGTTCGCTCAAAACTGCGCTGACTATCCGTGCGTCGTCTGTCGGAAAAACCGTAGTTTAG
- a CDS encoding NUDIX hydrolase, with amino-acid sequence MISLRIDGALFNYRVAGVAVLNGKVLLHKTPSDNFWTLPGGRAELFEFSKDTLQREMQEETGLEAEAGEMLWVSENFFLYNGDKYHEIGFYFEMHIKDLPNQDDFLGSEGQDDLLFHWHEVTGLHSIRVYPEFLADALTKNPLEKGHYNSGYLDLDAVGAIPS; translated from the coding sequence ATGATCAGCTTGCGTATCGATGGAGCATTGTTCAATTACAGGGTTGCCGGAGTGGCGGTACTGAACGGTAAGGTACTGCTCCATAAAACCCCTTCCGATAATTTCTGGACGCTTCCCGGCGGTCGTGCGGAGCTTTTTGAATTTTCAAAAGATACGTTGCAACGCGAAATGCAGGAGGAAACCGGCCTGGAAGCCGAAGCCGGGGAAATGCTCTGGGTTTCAGAAAATTTCTTCCTCTATAACGGCGACAAATACCACGAAATCGGGTTTTATTTTGAAATGCACATTAAAGACCTGCCCAACCAGGATGATTTCCTGGGCTCGGAAGGGCAAGACGACCTGCTTTTCCACTGGCACGAGGTAACCGGTTTGCATTCGATCCGCGTCTATCCGGAATTTCTTGCAGATGCATTGACGAAGAATCCTTTGGAAAAAGGGCATTACAATTCCGGCTATCTGGATCTCGACGCCGTTGGCGCTATTCCGTCATAA
- a CDS encoding TIM-barrel domain-containing protein has translation MRHLNPAVSTLFLILFPLLVFGQVITWQEIHPGIWKGTAGKPDAYDLLKAAETVPSPTLARLQKQDFPLDKAAIMVQFNHGKSYLRLPLQRNEQLYGFGLNFQTIHQRGRIMQLHADHYGKSDNGRTHAPVPFYVSSLGYGVFVNSAKYIDVYAGSGVRKDSKNPPEIMDRNTDKNWEAHPYSDAVEMLIPAEGVEIYVFAGPKPVNAIERFNLLSGGGCLPPRWGLGFTQRVHRLYTANQVKREAKAFEEKGYPLDFIGLEPGWQSKSYPCTFEWDRSRFPDPQGFVKEMDQMGVKINLWTNPYISPDASIYKAIIPYTGTHTVWNGLVPDLSMPQARKILFDQFEKEHVRIGVSGYKIDEVDGFDSYLWPDVATFPSGRSSEQIRQTYGLLVQKHSYEMFRRNNTRTYGLVRASNAGGAPFPYVIYNDNYSHEDFITALINSGYAGVLWTPEVRASKTAEEWLRRFQTVCFSPMAMINAWSSGMQPWTYPEVAPQIKALAELRMRMIPYWYSEFAKYHYNGTPPFRGMNLEDGFGTGIKQEKTTATLEENPYEEAVTREVKDQYMAGEYLLVAPLFTGQTTRKVILPKGKWYDFYTGKLVGDGEVVTISPGTDQIPVFVKDGGIIPMMPAMLHAPRGGRKTDIEIRHYGRKNGSYELYDDDGETFAYEKGAFSWRSIKVEQEPGGRLKGSISAPESGKPDTIGAVTWRFMTE, from the coding sequence ATGCGCCACTTAAACCCAGCCGTTTCGACCCTATTCCTTATTCTTTTTCCACTGCTGGTTTTCGGACAGGTTATTACCTGGCAAGAAATTCATCCCGGTATCTGGAAAGGCACTGCCGGCAAACCCGACGCCTATGATTTACTCAAAGCGGCCGAAACCGTTCCGTCGCCCACCCTGGCCAGGTTACAAAAACAGGATTTCCCGCTGGATAAGGCTGCTATTATGGTTCAATTCAATCATGGCAAATCTTACCTTCGGCTGCCGCTGCAAAGGAATGAACAGCTCTACGGGTTCGGACTGAACTTCCAGACCATCCACCAGCGCGGGCGCATCATGCAGCTCCATGCCGACCATTACGGCAAGTCCGACAATGGCCGCACACATGCGCCGGTACCATTTTACGTATCGTCGCTGGGCTATGGTGTTTTTGTAAATTCCGCGAAATACATCGATGTGTACGCGGGCTCGGGCGTGCGTAAGGACAGCAAAAATCCACCCGAGATCATGGACCGAAATACCGACAAAAATTGGGAAGCACATCCCTATTCCGATGCCGTCGAAATGCTGATTCCTGCCGAAGGTGTTGAAATTTACGTTTTTGCCGGACCGAAACCGGTAAATGCGATCGAGCGCTTCAACCTGTTGAGCGGGGGCGGATGCCTGCCGCCGCGTTGGGGCCTGGGCTTCACGCAACGTGTCCACCGGCTTTACACCGCCAATCAGGTCAAACGCGAAGCAAAAGCATTTGAAGAAAAAGGTTACCCGCTCGATTTCATCGGTCTCGAACCGGGCTGGCAAAGCAAGTCGTACCCGTGTACATTCGAATGGGACCGCTCGCGTTTCCCCGATCCCCAAGGATTTGTAAAAGAGATGGACCAAATGGGCGTTAAGATCAATCTTTGGACAAACCCCTATATTTCGCCCGACGCCTCTATTTACAAAGCTATCATACCTTACACCGGTACGCACACGGTCTGGAATGGCCTTGTGCCCGACCTTTCGATGCCGCAGGCCCGCAAAATCCTCTTCGATCAATTCGAAAAAGAACATGTAAGAATAGGCGTCAGCGGCTACAAGATCGACGAAGTGGATGGCTTCGATTCCTACCTCTGGCCCGATGTGGCTACTTTCCCTTCCGGCCGGTCGTCGGAACAAATCCGGCAAACGTATGGCCTGCTGGTCCAGAAACACAGCTACGAAATGTTCCGCCGCAACAACACGCGCACGTACGGTCTGGTGCGCGCGTCCAACGCAGGCGGGGCGCCGTTTCCCTATGTGATTTACAACGATAATTACAGCCACGAGGATTTCATTACCGCACTCATCAACAGTGGCTATGCCGGCGTACTCTGGACTCCCGAAGTCCGGGCATCCAAAACCGCCGAAGAATGGCTCAGGCGCTTTCAGACGGTCTGTTTCTCACCCATGGCGATGATCAACGCGTGGTCGAGCGGCATGCAGCCGTGGACATACCCGGAAGTAGCGCCGCAGATCAAAGCATTGGCGGAGCTCAGAATGCGGATGATCCCCTATTGGTATTCCGAATTTGCCAAGTACCACTATAATGGCACACCGCCGTTCCGCGGCATGAATCTGGAAGACGGTTTCGGCACCGGTATAAAGCAGGAAAAGACGACCGCCACATTGGAAGAAAACCCGTACGAAGAGGCTGTCACCAGGGAAGTAAAAGATCAGTACATGGCAGGAGAATACCTTCTGGTTGCACCGTTGTTTACAGGTCAGACTACCCGAAAGGTAATATTGCCAAAAGGTAAGTGGTATGACTTCTATACCGGCAAGCTCGTGGGCGACGGCGAGGTGGTCACCATAAGTCCGGGAACGGATCAAATCCCGGTGTTCGTCAAAGACGGCGGCATCATTCCCATGATGCCTGCCATGCTCCATGCACCCCGCGGCGGTCGGAAAACAGACATCGAAATCCGCCATTATGGCCGGAAAAATGGCAGTTACGAGCTTTATGACGACGACGGCGAGACATTCGCTTACGAAAAAGGCGCATTTTCATGGCGCAGCATCAAGGTCGAGCAGGAGCCGGGCGGGCGATTGAAAGGCAGCATTTCAGCGCCGGAAAGCGGCAAGCCCGACACCATCGGCGCGGTAACCTGGCGGTTTATGACGGAATAG
- a CDS encoding redoxin domain-containing protein, protein MYYEIEDELGNVSTLQLKQREREEQIEPPKSGELAPLFYLRNEEGFPVTSLAGASSDSEARSVLDLVRFKPLVLSFYCNCWGSYAPKHLQTVKTLAPQVEALGGQLLILTNESQKEIGRIARKLDAEVPIYHDKNYNVARSYGVFSETSPIWDRIAGISEEVFTPSLFVLGRDRRVGYAFVDENFDNTPDVRTVLRAVYNGR, encoded by the coding sequence ATGTATTACGAAATCGAAGACGAGCTGGGCAACGTGTCCACCTTACAGCTCAAACAACGGGAGCGGGAAGAACAGATCGAACCGCCTAAAAGTGGTGAACTGGCGCCGCTATTCTATCTCCGGAACGAGGAAGGGTTTCCGGTGACGTCGCTCGCAGGCGCCTCATCGGACAGCGAAGCGCGATCGGTCCTCGACCTGGTCCGGTTCAAACCGCTTGTCCTCAGCTTTTATTGCAATTGCTGGGGAAGTTACGCGCCAAAGCATCTCCAAACCGTCAAGACGCTTGCGCCCCAGGTGGAGGCATTGGGCGGGCAATTGCTGATACTGACCAACGAATCTCAAAAAGAAATCGGGCGTATTGCCAGAAAACTGGATGCCGAGGTGCCGATTTACCATGATAAAAACTACAATGTCGCACGCTCGTACGGCGTATTTTCGGAGACCTCGCCGATATGGGACCGCATTGCCGGTATTTCGGAGGAGGTTTTCACACCGTCGCTGTTCGTTCTCGGCCGCGATCGCCGGGTAGGTTATGCATTCGTCGACGAAAATTTCGATAATACCCCCGACGTCAGGACGGTTTTGAGAGCTGTTTACAACGGCCGGTGA